The sequence GACGCTCGGTCGAGGCTAGCCCGGACGGTACGGAGGGGGGCCACGGCCGGGCCAACGCCCGGCCACAGCTCGTCCACACCGCGGGCCCGCGGGGACGGGATCCGCTAGGGGAGCGCTCCCAGGGCCGAGGGGAGCCGGAGCCGGAACGTGGTCGGTGCGCGGTCGAGGACCTCCAGCCGTCCCCCGAGCACCTGGGCGAACTCGGCCGCGAGGGCCAGCCCGATGCCCTCTCCCGCGGCGGCCGACCCGCTGCGGCGCCGGGCGAACACCAGCTCGTCGTCCAGGTCGAGGGTGCCCTCGTCGCGGACCACGAGGTCGACGCACGCCCCGTCGTGCGCCCCGGACAGCACCACGGCGCCCCGGCCGTGGACCAGGGCGTTGTGCACCAGCACGTCGAGCACCTGGTCGACGGCGGAGGTGGGCAGGTGGACCGAGGCGTCGGCGGGGACGTCGGCGGTCACCGTGCGCCCGGACGACGCCGCCACCACCGCCCACCGCTGGACGACCGAGAAGACGACGCGGCGCAGCTGGACGGGGTCGGTCTGCCCCAGGCCCTCCTCGCGGGCGAAGCTGAGCAGCGCGGTGACCGTGTCGTCGAGCCGGTCGACCTCGGCGAGCACGGCGTCCAGCTCCTCGCGCACGGTGGCATGGGTCTCCGGCCACGCCGACAGGTCCTCGACCCGCAGCCGGATCCCGGTCAGCGGGGTGCGCAGCTGGTGGGAGGCGTTGCGGGCGAACTGCCGCTCGCGGCGGAGGATGGCCGTGAGCCGGCTGCTGCTCGCCCGCAGCGCCGCGGCGATCGCCTCGGCCTCCCGGACCGGCTGCGGGGGGAGCTCGACGGCCCCGGCGTCCCCGCCTAGGACGGTGGCCTGCGCGGCGAGCTCCTGGAACGGGCGGGCCAGCCGCCGCGACAGCACCACGGCGGTGAGCACGGCGACGACGAGCGAGGCGGCGCCGGTGAGGACGATCGGCTGCAGCTCCCGCACGACGTCCTGCCGGACGGTGGCGACCGCGCGGCGCGCCTCGACCGCCCCGCCCCCGGGCAGCTCGACCCGGGCGGTGAGGGCGTCGCGCCGTCCCTCCGCGGCGACCGACGGGCCCGACAGGA is a genomic window of Aquipuribacter hungaricus containing:
- a CDS encoding sensor histidine kinase; this encodes MRERLLAAFVLLTLLTVTLYGVPRALVRAGVVTQQAQQEVDRDAGYAAGVVTARLEAGLPVTVPDLSVVTDDLDPEDQLLYLPQGADPVVLSGPSVAAEGRRDALTARVELPGGGAVEARRAVATVRQDVVRELQPIVLTGAASLVVAVLTAVVLSRRLARPFQELAAQATVLGGDAGAVELPPQPVREAEAIAAALRASSSRLTAILRRERQFARNASHQLRTPLTGIRLRVEDLSAWPETHATVREELDAVLAEVDRLDDTVTALLSFAREEGLGQTDPVQLRRVVFSVVQRWAVVAASSGRTVTADVPADASVHLPTSAVDQVLDVLVHNALVHGRGAVVLSGAHDGACVDLVVRDEGTLDLDDELVFARRRSGSAAAGEGIGLALAAEFAQVLGGRLEVLDRAPTTFRLRLPSALGALP